A genomic stretch from Pseudomonas alkylphenolica includes:
- a CDS encoding glucan biosynthesis protein G yields MIVSPCNAPRTPGNRLRKAFLAGATLVGLFSAGQLWAFNLDDVAAKAKDLAGQKYEAPKSNLPAVFRDMKYADYQQIRFLPEKAEWAKDKTPFKLSFYHQGMHFDTPVKINEVTSTKVEEIKYDPSRFDFGSVQFDPKATENLGYAGFRVLYPINKADKQDEIMTLLGASYFRVVGKGHVYGLSARGLAIDTALPSGEEFPRFTEFWIEKPKATDKHLVIYALLDSPRSTGAYKLTLRPGSDTIVDVKSKVFLRDHVSRLGIAPLTSMFLFGGNQPSKVLNYRPALHDSEGLSIHAGNGEWLWRPLNNPKHLAVSNFSVENPRGFGLLQRQREFSQFEDLDDNYQKRPSAWIEPVGDWGKGTVDLVEIPTADETNDNIVAFWSPEKLPEPGTPFEYAYRLHWTIDESEFHSPNLGWVKQTLRSTGDVKQSNLIRQPDGSVAFLVDFEGPVLAKLPEDTAVRSQVSVGDNAELVENNLRYNPEIKGWRLTLRMKVKDPSKSVEMRAALLRDVPVEPAKPAKPAKQDKAAAKAAKAEKPAEQPAADAASTTGAPATTEQVLTETWSYQLPADE; encoded by the coding sequence GTGATTGTTAGTCCCTGTAATGCACCAAGAACCCCTGGCAATCGGCTGCGCAAGGCCTTTTTGGCAGGCGCAACGCTGGTAGGCCTGTTCAGCGCAGGTCAGCTCTGGGCGTTCAACCTTGACGATGTTGCGGCCAAGGCGAAGGATCTTGCCGGACAGAAGTACGAAGCGCCGAAAAGCAATCTGCCAGCTGTGTTCCGTGACATGAAGTACGCTGACTACCAGCAGATTCGTTTCTTGCCGGAGAAGGCCGAGTGGGCCAAGGACAAGACCCCGTTCAAGCTGTCCTTCTATCACCAGGGCATGCATTTCGACACGCCGGTGAAAATCAACGAAGTCACCTCGACCAAGGTCGAGGAGATCAAGTACGACCCGAGCCGCTTCGATTTCGGCAGCGTGCAGTTTGATCCAAAAGCCACCGAGAACCTCGGCTACGCCGGTTTCCGTGTGCTGTACCCGATCAACAAGGCCGACAAGCAGGATGAAATCATGACCCTGCTTGGCGCCAGCTATTTCCGCGTGGTCGGCAAGGGCCATGTCTATGGCCTGTCCGCCCGTGGCCTGGCCATCGACACCGCGCTGCCGTCCGGCGAAGAATTCCCGCGGTTCACCGAGTTCTGGATTGAAAAGCCGAAGGCCACCGACAAACACCTGGTGATCTACGCGCTGCTCGACTCGCCGCGCTCCACCGGTGCCTACAAACTGACCCTGCGTCCGGGCAGCGACACCATTGTCGACGTCAAATCCAAGGTGTTCCTGCGTGACCACGTCAGCCGTCTGGGCATTGCCCCGCTGACCAGCATGTTCCTGTTCGGCGGCAACCAGCCTTCGAAAGTGCTCAACTACCGTCCGGCCCTGCACGATTCCGAGGGTCTGTCGATCCATGCCGGTAACGGCGAGTGGCTGTGGCGTCCGCTGAACAACCCGAAACACCTGGCCGTGAGCAACTTCAGCGTCGAGAACCCGCGTGGTTTCGGCTTGCTGCAGCGCCAGCGCGAGTTCAGCCAGTTCGAAGACCTCGATGACAACTACCAGAAGCGTCCAAGCGCCTGGATCGAGCCGGTCGGCGACTGGGGCAAAGGTACTGTCGACCTGGTCGAGATTCCGACCGCCGATGAAACCAACGACAACATCGTTGCCTTCTGGAGCCCGGAAAAGCTGCCGGAGCCGGGTACGCCGTTCGAGTACGCCTACCGCCTGCACTGGACCATCGACGAGTCCGAGTTCCACTCGCCGAACCTCGGCTGGGTCAAGCAGACCCTGCGCTCGACCGGTGACGTCAAGCAGTCCAACCTGATCCGTCAGCCGGACGGCAGCGTGGCCTTCCTGGTCGACTTCGAAGGCCCGGTGCTGGCTAAACTGCCAGAAGACACCGCTGTGCGTAGTCAGGTCAGTGTTGGTGACAACGCCGAGCTGGTCGAGAACAACCTGCGTTACAACCCGGAAATCAAAGGCTGGCGCTTGACCTTGCGGATGAAGGTCAAAGACCCGAGCAAGTCCGTGGAAATGCGTGCAGCGCTGCTGCGTGACGTCCCGGTCGAGCCTGCCAAGCCAGCCAAACCGGCTAAACAGGACAAGGCAGCTGCCAAGGCTGCCAAGGCCGAGAAGCCTGCCGAGCAACCCGCCGCCGACGCGGCATCCACCACCGGGGCACCGGCCACCACCGAACAGGTGCTGACCGAGACCTGGAGCTATCAGTTGCCTGCCGATGAGTAA
- the mdoH gene encoding glucans biosynthesis glucosyltransferase MdoH: MSNSQARPESLGEYLAHLPLSDEQRAELASCTSFSELHQRLSAQPGTRDAEAVQASVGERLTLNSAQDMHDAEMLAVDGSGRVCLKATPPIRRTRVIPEPWRTNILIRGWRRLTGRRNAPAPEKRELPKARWRWVGSMRRYILLTLMLGQTIVAGWYMKGILPYQGWSFVDLDEITHQSLLQTATQVWPYALQTSILILFGILFCWVSAGFWTALMGFLELLTGRDKYRISGSSAGNEPIEAGARTAIVMPICNEDVPRVFAGLRATFESVAATGDLDRFDFFVLSDTNDSDIAVAEQQAWLEVCREAKGFGRIFYRRRRRRVKRKSGNLDDFCRRWGGDYRYMVVLDADSVMSGECLTSLVRLMEANPDAGIIQTAPKASGMDTLYARMQQFATRVYGPLFTAGLHFWQLGESHYWGHNAIIRMKPFIEHCALAPLPGKGAFAGAILSHDFVEAALMRRAGWGVWIAYDLPGSYEELPPNLLDELKRDRRWCHGNLMNFRLFLVKGMHPVHRAVFLTGVMSYLSAPLWFFFLVLSTALLATNTLMEPQYFLEPRQLYPLWPQWHPEKAIALFSTTIVLLFLPKLLSIILIWAKGAKEFGGRFKVTLSMLLEMLFSMLLAPVRMIFHTRFVLAAFLGWAATWNSPQRDDDSTPWSEAVRRHGPQTLLGVAWALLVAWLNPSFLWWLVPIVGSLMLSIPVSVISSRVHLGLRAKDESLFLIPEEYATPHELLATDQYTHENRWHAMHDGFVRAVVDPQQNALACALATARHGVAAPIESLRAERIDKALDLGPSGLDGNTRLALLSDPVALARLHTRVWAEHNEAWLGVWRQSIANDPHSPLLPLHPEPVAQPSLASA; encoded by the coding sequence ATGAGTAACTCTCAAGCACGGCCAGAATCGCTTGGCGAATACCTGGCCCATTTACCACTGAGCGATGAGCAGCGGGCAGAACTTGCCAGCTGCACCTCGTTCAGCGAGCTGCATCAACGTCTGTCGGCTCAGCCGGGCACTCGCGATGCCGAAGCCGTGCAGGCTTCGGTGGGTGAGCGGCTGACCCTGAACAGCGCCCAGGACATGCACGACGCCGAGATGCTTGCGGTGGATGGCAGTGGCCGGGTCTGTCTCAAGGCGACGCCGCCGATCCGCCGTACCCGGGTGATTCCCGAGCCATGGCGCACCAACATCCTGATCCGTGGCTGGCGCCGCCTGACCGGGCGCCGCAATGCCCCGGCACCGGAAAAGCGCGAGCTGCCCAAGGCGCGCTGGCGCTGGGTCGGCTCCATGCGTCGCTACATCCTGCTGACGCTGATGCTCGGTCAGACCATCGTTGCCGGCTGGTACATGAAAGGCATCCTGCCGTACCAGGGCTGGTCGTTCGTCGATCTCGACGAAATCACCCACCAGTCGCTGCTGCAGACCGCCACTCAGGTCTGGCCTTACGCATTGCAGACCAGCATCCTGATCCTGTTCGGTATTCTGTTCTGCTGGGTGTCGGCCGGTTTCTGGACCGCGTTGATGGGCTTTCTCGAGCTGCTGACCGGTCGCGACAAGTACCGCATCTCCGGCAGCAGTGCCGGTAACGAGCCGATCGAGGCTGGCGCGCGTACCGCTATCGTCATGCCGATCTGCAACGAAGATGTGCCGCGGGTGTTTGCCGGCCTGCGCGCGACTTTCGAGTCGGTCGCTGCCACCGGCGATCTGGACCGCTTCGACTTCTTCGTGCTCAGTGACACCAACGACAGCGATATCGCCGTGGCCGAACAACAGGCGTGGCTGGAAGTCTGTCGCGAGGCCAAGGGCTTCGGGCGGATCTTTTACCGCCGCCGTCGCCGTCGGGTGAAGCGCAAAAGCGGTAACCTCGACGACTTCTGCCGTCGCTGGGGCGGTGACTACCGTTATATGGTGGTCCTCGACGCCGACAGCGTGATGAGCGGTGAATGCCTGACCAGCCTGGTGCGCTTGATGGAAGCCAACCCGGATGCCGGGATCATCCAGACCGCGCCGAAAGCCTCGGGCATGGACACCCTGTATGCGCGCATGCAGCAGTTCGCGACCCGCGTCTACGGCCCGCTGTTCACCGCCGGTCTGCACTTCTGGCAGCTCGGTGAGTCGCACTACTGGGGCCACAACGCGATCATCCGCATGAAGCCGTTCATCGAGCACTGCGCCCTGGCGCCGTTGCCGGGCAAAGGTGCGTTCGCCGGTGCGATCCTCTCCCACGACTTCGTCGAAGCCGCGCTGATGCGCCGTGCCGGCTGGGGCGTGTGGATTGCCTACGATCTGCCGGGCAGCTATGAAGAATTGCCGCCGAACCTGCTCGACGAGCTCAAGCGCGACCGGCGCTGGTGCCACGGCAACCTGATGAACTTCCGCCTGTTCCTGGTCAAGGGCATGCACCCGGTGCACCGTGCGGTGTTCCTCACCGGGGTGATGTCGTACCTGTCGGCGCCGTTGTGGTTCTTCTTCCTGGTGCTGTCGACGGCGTTGCTGGCGACCAACACCCTGATGGAGCCGCAGTACTTCCTCGAGCCGCGTCAGCTCTATCCGTTGTGGCCACAGTGGCACCCGGAGAAGGCCATTGCGCTGTTCTCGACCACCATCGTGCTGCTGTTCCTGCCCAAGCTCCTCAGCATCATCCTGATCTGGGCCAAGGGCGCGAAAGAGTTCGGCGGGCGCTTCAAGGTGACCCTGTCGATGCTGCTGGAGATGCTGTTCTCCATGCTGCTGGCACCGGTGCGGATGATTTTCCACACCCGTTTCGTTCTGGCTGCGTTCCTTGGCTGGGCGGCAACCTGGAACTCGCCGCAGCGTGACGATGACTCGACGCCGTGGAGCGAAGCGGTGCGCCGTCATGGTCCGCAGACCTTGCTGGGCGTGGCCTGGGCCTTGCTGGTGGCGTGGCTGAACCCGAGCTTCCTGTGGTGGCTGGTGCCCATTGTCGGTTCGCTGATGCTGTCGATCCCGGTGTCGGTGATCTCCAGTCGGGTGCACCTGGGCCTGCGTGCCAAGGACGAGAGCCTGTTCCTGATCCCTGAGGAATACGCTACGCCGCACGAGTTGCTGGCAACCGACCAGTACACCCACGAAAATCGCTGGCATGCCATGCACGACGGTTTCGTCCGGGCTGTGGTCGACCCGCAGCAGAACGCTCTGGCCTGTGCCTTGGCCACGGCGCGTCATGGTGTCGCGGCACCGATCGAGTCGCTGCGTGCCGAGCGTATCGACAAGGCGCTGGACCTTGGACCAAGCGGCCTGGACGGCAATACCCGCCTGGCGTTGCTCAGCGATCCGGTCGCTCTGGCGCGCTTGCACACGCGGGTCTGGGCCGAGCATAACGAAGCCTGGTTGGGCGTCTGGCGTCAGTCGATCGCCAATGACCCGCACTCGCCGTTGTTGCCGTTGCATCCGGAGCCTGTGGCGCAGCCTTCGCTGGCCAGCGCCTGA
- the hutH gene encoding histidine ammonia-lyase yields the protein MTELTLKPGTLTLAQLRAIYQQPVKLKLDASADQQIDDSVACVEQILAENRTAYGINTGFGLLASTRIASHDLENLQRSLVLSHAAGVGQPIDDALVRLIMVLKVNSLSRGFSGIRRKVIDALIALINAEVYPHIPLKGSVGASGDLAPLAHMSLVLLGEGKARHNGQWLSATEALAVAGLEPLTLAAKEGLALLNGTQASTAYALRGLFEGEDLFAAATSIGALTVEAVLGSRSPFDARIHAARGQRGQIDAAACYRDLLGDGSEVSASHENCGKVQDPYSLRCQPQVMGACLTQFRQAAEVLVIEANAVSDNPLVFASEGDVISGGNFHAEPVAMAADNMALAIAEIGSLSERRISLMMDKHMSQLPPFLVANGGVNSGFMIAQVTAAALASENKALAHPHSVDSLPTSANQEDHVSMAPAAGKRLWEMAENTRGVLAVEWLAAAQGLDLREGLKTSPKLEQARKALRGKVAFYEKDRFFAPDIEAAIALLAEGSLTGLLPAKVLPSL from the coding sequence GTGACTGAATTGACCCTGAAGCCCGGCACCCTGACCCTGGCTCAGCTGCGTGCGATCTACCAGCAGCCGGTAAAACTCAAGCTGGATGCCAGCGCCGATCAGCAGATCGACGACAGCGTCGCTTGTGTCGAGCAGATCCTGGCGGAAAACCGCACCGCTTACGGCATCAACACCGGTTTTGGCCTGCTGGCGTCGACCCGCATCGCCAGCCATGACCTGGAAAACCTGCAGCGTTCGCTGGTGCTGTCGCACGCCGCCGGCGTTGGCCAGCCTATCGACGACGCCCTGGTACGGCTGATCATGGTGCTCAAGGTCAACAGCCTGAGCCGTGGCTTCTCCGGCATCCGCCGCAAGGTGATCGACGCGCTGATCGCGTTGATCAACGCCGAGGTCTACCCGCACATCCCGCTCAAAGGGTCGGTGGGCGCATCCGGCGACCTGGCACCGCTGGCGCATATGTCGCTGGTACTGCTCGGTGAAGGCAAGGCGCGTCACAACGGCCAATGGCTGTCGGCCACCGAAGCCCTGGCGGTCGCCGGTCTTGAGCCGCTGACCCTGGCGGCCAAGGAAGGTCTGGCGCTGCTCAACGGCACCCAGGCATCCACCGCCTATGCCCTGCGCGGCCTGTTCGAAGGCGAGGATCTGTTCGCTGCAGCGACCTCGATCGGTGCCCTGACGGTCGAAGCGGTGCTGGGTTCGCGTTCGCCGTTCGATGCGCGTATCCATGCCGCCCGTGGTCAGCGCGGCCAGATCGATGCCGCCGCCTGCTACCGCGATCTGCTCGGTGATGGCAGCGAAGTCTCGGCCTCCCACGAAAACTGCGGCAAGGTCCAGGACCCGTACTCGCTGCGCTGCCAGCCACAGGTCATGGGCGCCTGCCTGACCCAGTTCCGTCAAGCTGCCGAAGTACTGGTGATCGAAGCCAACGCCGTGTCCGATAACCCGCTGGTATTCGCCAGCGAAGGTGACGTGATCTCCGGTGGTAACTTCCACGCTGAGCCGGTGGCCATGGCCGCTGACAACATGGCCCTGGCGATTGCCGAGATCGGCTCGCTGAGCGAACGCCGTATCTCGCTGATGATGGACAAACACATGTCCCAGCTGCCGCCGTTCCTGGTGGCCAATGGTGGGGTCAACTCCGGCTTCATGATCGCCCAGGTGACTGCGGCCGCGCTGGCCAGCGAGAACAAGGCGCTGGCGCATCCGCACAGTGTCGACAGCCTGCCGACCTCGGCCAACCAGGAAGACCATGTGTCGATGGCCCCGGCTGCCGGCAAGCGTCTGTGGGAAATGGCTGAAAACACCCGCGGTGTGCTTGCCGTGGAGTGGCTGGCTGCCGCCCAGGGCCTGGACCTGCGCGAAGGCCTGAAAACCTCGCCGAAGCTGGAGCAGGCGCGTAAGGCCCTGCGTGGCAAGGTCGCCTTCTACGAGAAGGACCGTTTCTTCGCGCCAGACATCGAGGCGGCCATCGCCCTGCTGGCCGAAGGTTCCCTGACTGGTCTGTTGCCAGCCAAGGTCCTGCCTAGCCTGTAA
- the hutG gene encoding N-formylglutamate deformylase yields MDKVLSFHQGDLPLLISMPHAGLRLTPVVKAGLVAQAQSLPDTDWHIPQLYDFARELGASVVAAEYSRFVIDLNRPDDDKPLYAGATTGLYPATLFEGEPLFQAGKEPSAEERAEYLEGIWRPYHDTIRRELARLREQFGYALLWDAHSIRSHIPHLFEGKLPDFNLGTFNGASCDPQLAERLQGVCAEAGQYSHVLNGRFKGGHITRHYGDPANNIHAVQLELAQSTYMEEVEPFRYREDLAQPTQVVLKKLLETVLAWGQERYSR; encoded by the coding sequence ATGGACAAGGTACTGAGTTTTCACCAAGGCGACCTGCCGCTGCTGATCAGCATGCCGCACGCCGGCCTGCGTTTGACGCCGGTGGTCAAGGCCGGGCTGGTGGCGCAGGCGCAGAGCTTGCCCGATACCGACTGGCATATACCGCAGCTTTACGATTTTGCCCGTGAGCTGGGGGCCAGCGTGGTGGCCGCCGAGTACTCACGCTTTGTCATCGACCTGAACCGTCCAGATGACGACAAACCGTTGTATGCCGGTGCTACCACGGGCCTGTACCCGGCTACCCTGTTCGAGGGCGAGCCGTTGTTCCAGGCTGGCAAGGAGCCGTCGGCAGAAGAGCGGGCGGAGTACCTGGAGGGCATCTGGCGCCCTTATCACGACACGATTCGTCGTGAGCTGGCGCGCCTGCGCGAGCAATTTGGCTACGCCCTGTTGTGGGATGCGCACTCGATCCGCTCGCACATTCCGCACCTGTTCGAAGGCAAGCTGCCGGACTTCAACCTCGGCACCTTCAATGGCGCCAGTTGCGATCCACAGCTGGCTGAGCGCCTGCAGGGTGTCTGTGCTGAGGCCGGGCAGTACAGCCATGTGCTCAACGGCCGCTTCAAGGGCGGGCATATCACCCGTCACTATGGCGATCCGGCCAACAACATCCATGCAGTGCAGCTGGAGCTGGCGCAAAGTACCTATATGGAAGAGGTCGAGCCGTTCAGGTATCGCGAGGATCTGGCGCAGCCGACCCAGGTGGTGTTGAAGAAATTGCTGGAGACAGTGTTGGCGTGGGGGCAGGAGCGCTACTCGCGTTGA
- a CDS encoding amino acid permease gives MQEAQGLKRGLTARHIRFMALGSAIGTGLFYGSAAAIQMAGPAVLLAYLIGGAAVFMVMRALGEMAVHNPVSGSFGSYATTYLGPMSGFILGWTYAFEMIIVCIADVTAFGIYMGFWFPEVARWIWVLGIVFLIGGLNLCNVKVFGEMEFWLSLLKVGAIVAMILAGFGIMIFGLNNASADNAVGISNLFEHGGFMPNGIGGLIASFAVVMFAFGGIEIIGITAGEAKDPQRVLPKAINAVPMRILLFYVLTLFVLMCLYPWPQIGSQGSPFVQIFSNLGIGSAATVLNIVVISAAVSAINSDIFGAGRMMYGLAQQGHAPKGFAKISRHGVPWMTVLVMGAALLGGVVLNYLIPENVFLLIASIATFATVWVWLMILVTQVAMRRSMSREEVAELKFPVPFWPYGPAAAIAFMLFVFGVLGYFPDTQAALLVGVVWVLFLVASYLLWCKPRAAKGEAPLAQDPSQLHR, from the coding sequence ATGCAAGAAGCTCAAGGTCTCAAGCGCGGGCTGACCGCGCGACACATTCGTTTTATGGCACTAGGCTCGGCAATCGGTACCGGGTTGTTTTATGGCTCTGCCGCAGCGATCCAGATGGCCGGCCCGGCCGTGTTGCTGGCCTACCTGATCGGCGGTGCCGCGGTGTTCATGGTCATGCGCGCCCTGGGCGAGATGGCTGTGCACAACCCGGTCTCCGGCTCGTTCGGCAGCTATGCCACCACCTATCTGGGACCGATGTCGGGTTTCATCCTGGGCTGGACCTATGCCTTTGAAATGATCATCGTCTGTATTGCCGACGTGACCGCTTTCGGCATCTATATGGGCTTCTGGTTTCCCGAAGTTGCCCGCTGGATCTGGGTGCTGGGCATCGTCTTCCTCATTGGCGGCCTGAACCTGTGTAACGTCAAAGTCTTCGGCGAGATGGAGTTCTGGCTGTCGCTGCTCAAGGTCGGTGCCATCGTCGCGATGATCCTGGCCGGCTTCGGCATCATGATTTTCGGCCTGAACAACGCCAGTGCCGACAACGCCGTGGGCATCAGCAACCTGTTCGAGCATGGCGGCTTCATGCCCAATGGCATTGGTGGCCTGATCGCGTCCTTCGCCGTGGTGATGTTTGCCTTTGGTGGCATCGAAATCATCGGTATCACCGCTGGTGAGGCCAAGGACCCGCAGCGCGTGCTGCCCAAGGCGATCAACGCCGTGCCGATGCGCATCCTGCTGTTCTATGTACTGACCCTGTTCGTGCTGATGTGCCTGTACCCATGGCCGCAGATCGGCAGCCAGGGCAGCCCGTTCGTGCAGATCTTCAGTAACCTCGGGATCGGCTCGGCGGCGACTGTGCTGAACATCGTGGTGATCTCGGCAGCCGTGTCGGCCATCAACAGCGATATCTTTGGTGCCGGTCGCATGATGTACGGCCTGGCCCAGCAGGGGCATGCGCCCAAGGGCTTCGCGAAAATCTCCCGTCACGGCGTGCCGTGGATGACCGTGCTGGTCATGGGTGCAGCGTTGCTCGGTGGTGTGGTACTCAACTACCTGATCCCGGAAAACGTGTTCCTGCTGATCGCCTCGATCGCCACCTTTGCGACCGTCTGGGTGTGGCTGATGATCCTGGTGACCCAGGTTGCCATGCGTCGCAGCATGAGCCGCGAAGAAGTTGCCGAGCTGAAGTTCCCGGTACCGTTCTGGCCTTATGGTCCGGCGGCGGCGATTGCCTTCATGCTGTTCGTGTTCGGCGTGCTCGGTTACTTCCCTGATACTCAGGCAGCGCTGCTGGTCGGCGTGGTCTGGGTGCTGTTCCTGGTCGCCTCCTACCTGCTGTGGTGCAAGCCGCGGGCAGCGAAAGGCGAGGCGCCGCTGGCCCAGGATCCGTCCCAACTTCACCGCTAG
- the pip gene encoding prolyl aminopeptidase: MQTLYPQIKPYARHDLAVEAPHVLYVDESGSPEGLPVLFIHGGPGAGCDAQSRCYFDPNLYRIITFDQRGCGRSIPHASLENNTTWHLIEDMERIRKHLGIEKWLLFGGSWGSTLALAYAQTHPERVHGLILRGIFLCRPQEIEWFYQAGASRLFPDYWQDYIAPIPAEERGDLVKAFHKRLTGNDQIAQMHAAKAWSTWEGRTATLRPNPLVVDRFSEPQRALSIARIECHYFTNNAFLEPDQLIRDMPKIAHLPAVIVHGRYDVICPLDNAWELHQAWPNSELKVIRDAGHAASEPGITDALVRAADQMARRLLDLPLEEA; encoded by the coding sequence ATGCAGACCTTGTACCCGCAGATCAAACCCTACGCCCGGCACGATCTGGCCGTGGAAGCACCGCATGTGCTGTACGTCGACGAGAGCGGTTCGCCGGAAGGTCTGCCGGTGCTGTTCATCCATGGTGGCCCGGGCGCTGGCTGCGATGCCCAGAGCCGTTGCTACTTTGATCCCAACCTGTACCGGATCATCACCTTCGATCAGCGCGGCTGCGGTCGCTCGATTCCGCATGCCAGCCTGGAAAACAACACCACCTGGCACCTGATCGAAGACATGGAGCGTATCCGCAAGCACCTGGGGATCGAAAAGTGGCTGCTGTTCGGCGGCTCCTGGGGCTCGACCCTGGCCCTGGCCTACGCCCAGACCCACCCCGAGCGCGTCCATGGCCTGATCCTGCGCGGTATTTTCCTGTGCCGTCCGCAAGAGATCGAGTGGTTCTACCAGGCCGGCGCCAGTCGCCTGTTCCCGGACTACTGGCAGGACTACATCGCGCCGATTCCGGCTGAAGAGCGCGGTGACCTGGTCAAGGCCTTCCACAAACGCCTGACCGGCAACGACCAGATCGCCCAGATGCATGCGGCCAAGGCCTGGTCGACCTGGGAAGGGCGCACTGCAACCCTGCGCCCCAACCCGCTGGTGGTCGATCGCTTCTCCGAGCCGCAGCGCGCGCTGTCGATCGCCCGCATCGAATGCCACTACTTCACCAACAATGCTTTCCTTGAGCCGGACCAGCTGATCCGCGACATGCCGAAGATCGCCCACCTGCCGGCGGTCATCGTGCATGGCCGCTACGACGTGATCTGCCCGCTGGACAATGCCTGGGAACTGCATCAGGCCTGGCCGAACAGTGAGCTGAAGGTGATTCGCGACGCCGGTCACGCCGCCTCGGAGCCTGGTATCACCGACGCCCTGGTGCGTGCCGCCGACCAGATGGCCCGGCGCTTGCTCGACCTGCCTCTGGAAGAAGCATGA
- the hutI gene encoding imidazolonepropionase yields the protein MRTLWQHCHVASMAQGTYSIIEDAAIITSAGHIEWIGPRQSLPTLSADRTVDLGGAWVTPGLVDCHTHAVFGGNRSGEFEQRLQGVSYAEIAAQGGGIASTVRATRAASEDELFSSARQRVQALMRDGVTTLEIKSGYGLDLASERKLLKVIRRLGEELPLTVRSTCLAAHALPPEYKDRADDYISHICEVMLPALAAEGLVDAVDAFCEYLAFSPAQVERVFIKARELGLPVKLHAEQLSSLAGSSLAARYQALSADHLEFMTEDDAIAMAAAGTVAVLLPGAFYFLRETQLPPMDALRKHAVKIAIATDLNPGTSPALSLRLMLNMACTLFRMTPEEALAGVTTHAATALGLGDSHGTLEVGKVADFIAWQIERPADLCYWLGGDLSKRVVRLGREVFN from the coding sequence ATGAGAACCCTCTGGCAGCACTGCCATGTGGCGAGCATGGCCCAAGGCACGTACTCGATCATCGAGGACGCGGCGATCATCACCAGCGCCGGCCACATCGAGTGGATCGGCCCGCGCCAGTCGCTGCCGACCCTGAGCGCTGACAGAACCGTGGACCTGGGCGGCGCCTGGGTCACTCCGGGGCTGGTCGACTGCCACACTCACGCGGTGTTCGGTGGCAATCGCAGCGGCGAATTCGAGCAGCGCCTGCAAGGGGTCAGCTATGCCGAGATCGCCGCCCAGGGTGGTGGCATTGCCAGCACCGTGCGGGCGACCCGCGCGGCCAGCGAAGATGAGCTGTTCAGCAGTGCCCGCCAGCGGGTCCAGGCGTTGATGCGTGATGGCGTCACCACCCTGGAGATCAAGTCCGGCTACGGCCTGGACCTGGCCAGCGAACGCAAGCTGCTCAAGGTCATCCGCCGCCTCGGTGAAGAGTTGCCGCTGACCGTGCGCAGTACCTGCCTGGCTGCCCATGCCTTGCCGCCGGAGTACAAGGATCGGGCTGACGATTACATCAGCCATATCTGCGAGGTGATGCTTCCGGCACTGGCGGCCGAAGGGCTGGTCGATGCCGTGGATGCATTCTGTGAATACCTGGCGTTCTCCCCGGCTCAGGTCGAGCGGGTGTTCATCAAGGCCCGCGAGCTGGGCCTGCCGGTCAAGCTGCATGCCGAGCAACTATCGTCTCTGGCCGGCTCCAGCCTGGCGGCGCGCTACCAGGCGCTGTCGGCCGATCACCTGGAGTTCATGACCGAGGACGATGCCATCGCCATGGCCGCGGCCGGCACCGTGGCGGTGCTGTTGCCTGGCGCGTTCTACTTTTTGCGCGAGACCCAACTGCCGCCGATGGATGCCTTGCGCAAACACGCGGTGAAGATTGCCATCGCCACCGACCTCAACCCTGGCACCTCGCCGGCGCTGTCGCTACGGCTGATGCTGAACATGGCCTGCACCCTGTTCCGCATGACCCCGGAAGAGGCTCTGGCCGGCGTCACCACCCATGCCGCAACGGCATTGGGACTGGGCGACAGCCATGGCACGCTGGAGGTGGGTAAAGTGGCGGACTTTATTGCCTGGCAGATCGAGCGTCCGGCGGACCTGTGCTATTGGCTGGGCGGCGACCTGTCCAAGCGGGTGGTACGTCTGGGCCGCGAAGTTTTCAATTGA
- the dtd gene encoding D-aminoacyl-tRNA deacylase, protein MKGLLQRVRGARVDVEGKTVGAIDQGLLVLVAVEPGDTRAHADKLLHKLLNYRVFSDPQGKMNLSLKDIGGGLLLVSQFTLAADTQSGLRPSFSTAAPPALGAELFDYLLAQAQTLHGTVASGQFGADMQVHLVNDGPVTFMLQI, encoded by the coding sequence ATGAAGGGGCTGCTGCAACGTGTGCGTGGCGCACGGGTGGATGTCGAGGGCAAAACGGTAGGGGCAATCGACCAGGGCCTGTTGGTGCTGGTCGCGGTGGAACCCGGTGATACCCGGGCGCACGCCGACAAATTGCTGCACAAGCTGCTCAACTACCGGGTGTTCAGCGATCCCCAGGGCAAGATGAACCTGTCGCTCAAGGATATTGGCGGCGGTCTGCTGCTGGTGTCGCAGTTCACCCTGGCCGCCGATACCCAGAGCGGCCTGCGCCCGAGCTTTTCCACTGCGGCGCCGCCAGCCCTCGGCGCGGAGCTCTTCGACTATTTACTGGCCCAGGCCCAGACGCTACATGGCACGGTTGCCAGTGGTCAGTTCGGGGCTGACATGCAGGTGCACCTGGTCAATGATGGCCCCGTAACATTTATGTTACAAATCTGA